The following proteins come from a genomic window of Alicyclobacillus dauci:
- a CDS encoding thiolase family protein, producing MFEAVIVDAIRSPIGRRRGALAFTHPVDLLGEILKKLIERNGIQAKQVDDVIVGCVDQIDDQAVNIGRNAWLSAGLPESVPATTIDRQCGSSLQALHFAAQGIMAGAYKIAIAGGVESMTRVPLLSTFGNSGTPLTEDLRKRYDIEVGWFDQAVGAEMIAKRWGFSRRDLDEYSYRSHQRAHVARQEGRFAGEIVEVTARTEDGQRYEFGEDEGIRPDTSLEKIGGLTPAFPQLDMITAGNASQISDGASATLVMEAGTAKVLGLRPRARFVSFAVVGVDPVTMLTGPIPATKKVLQNAGMTIRDIDLFEVNEAFAPVVLAWQKETGVDGDKVNVNGGAIALGHPLGATGTRIAATLLNGLEQRQLRYGLMAICEGGGMANATIIERL from the coding sequence ATGTTTGAAGCTGTCATTGTGGATGCCATTCGGAGCCCCATCGGACGTCGAAGAGGCGCTTTGGCGTTTACGCATCCGGTCGATTTGCTGGGTGAGATACTGAAAAAACTGATAGAGCGAAACGGAATACAGGCGAAACAGGTCGATGACGTCATTGTCGGTTGCGTCGACCAAATTGACGATCAAGCTGTAAATATCGGACGGAATGCCTGGTTAAGCGCAGGCTTGCCAGAGTCCGTTCCGGCAACCACGATTGACCGCCAGTGTGGTTCCAGTCTCCAGGCCCTTCATTTTGCAGCTCAGGGGATTATGGCAGGAGCGTACAAAATCGCGATCGCTGGTGGTGTTGAATCGATGACGCGCGTTCCTCTCTTGAGTACGTTCGGTAATTCCGGAACGCCGCTGACAGAAGATCTAAGGAAGCGTTACGACATTGAGGTCGGTTGGTTTGACCAGGCTGTTGGGGCGGAGATGATCGCCAAGCGATGGGGATTTTCCCGCAGGGACTTGGACGAATACAGTTACCGAAGTCACCAACGGGCGCACGTGGCGAGGCAGGAGGGGCGGTTTGCGGGCGAGATCGTGGAGGTGACGGCTCGGACCGAAGACGGACAGCGTTACGAGTTTGGGGAAGATGAGGGGATCCGCCCTGATACGAGTCTTGAAAAGATAGGGGGTCTTACTCCGGCATTCCCGCAACTGGACATGATCACGGCCGGTAACGCCAGCCAGATATCGGATGGTGCGAGCGCGACCTTGGTGATGGAGGCGGGAACGGCAAAGGTACTGGGCCTGCGACCTAGGGCGCGGTTCGTCTCTTTCGCTGTCGTCGGTGTCGATCCCGTCACGATGCTCACAGGCCCCATCCCGGCCACGAAAAAGGTTCTGCAAAACGCCGGCATGACCATTCGCGATATTGACCTGTTTGAAGTGAATGAGGCGTTTGCACCCGTGGTATTGGCGTGGCAAAAGGAAACCGGTGTGGACGGGGACAAGGTGAACGTCAACGGCGGCGCCATCGCGTTGGGACATCCCCTTGGCGCAACTGGAACGCGTATTGCAGCAACCCTGTTAAACGGGCTGGAGCAACGCCAACTTCGCTATGGCTTGATGGCGATCTGTGAGGGCGGCGGCATGGCGAACGCGACCATCATTGAGCGGTTATGA
- a CDS encoding SRPBCC family protein, translating into MHISGTKTVQLTPTETYQLLTDEHVLARAFPGVKRLTAVSDYEYEADLEVGVAGIKGRYKGRIQMRDVVKPKSYRLLVNGEGPMGFMESDVKINLEEQGGGTQISYDGDATVGGTVAGVGQRVLSGVAKLLIGQFFNGIAKEATLSKRS; encoded by the coding sequence ATGCACATAAGCGGAACGAAAACCGTGCAATTGACCCCTACCGAGACGTATCAACTGTTGACTGATGAACATGTTTTAGCGCGCGCATTTCCTGGCGTAAAACGTCTAACGGCCGTTTCCGATTATGAGTACGAGGCAGATTTGGAAGTCGGCGTGGCTGGAATTAAAGGGCGTTACAAGGGACGCATTCAAATGCGGGATGTGGTCAAGCCCAAGTCGTATCGCCTCCTCGTCAATGGGGAAGGACCCATGGGGTTCATGGAGTCTGATGTCAAGATCAATTTGGAGGAGCAGGGCGGAGGCACACAGATCTCGTACGATGGCGACGCAACCGTCGGCGGCACCGTTGCTGGTGTGGGACAACGCGTTCTGTCAGGTGTCGCGAAGCTCCTCATCGGTCAGTTCTTTAACGGCATAGCCAAAGAGGCCACGCTGTCGAAACGGTCATGA
- a CDS encoding AAA family ATPase produces MQGIELETALRAQQYIASSSLITMLDLAVALNRPILLEGPAGTGKTSLARAVACAFERELIRLQCFEGMDSTHALYDWNYHKQFTSLSRQSNTDIFSQDYLLSRPLLQALQSERGAVLLIDEVDRADEAMEALLLEYLGEWQVTIPEWKTVMAQIRPITILTSNRTRPLSDALRRRCLYVHLPYPDVAQELAIVHTHASDISTEDATRLIDAVHLMRTWPLSKVPGVAETIDWCTAWCLTGGVWGRPWIESTLGCVIKDELDLVWVRDHLDDLVSGFT; encoded by the coding sequence GTGCAGGGGATCGAGTTGGAAACTGCATTGCGAGCGCAGCAATACATCGCTTCATCGAGTCTCATCACCATGTTGGATCTCGCCGTGGCCTTAAATCGCCCAATTCTCCTTGAAGGTCCCGCAGGAACCGGGAAAACATCGCTCGCACGAGCAGTCGCTTGTGCATTCGAAAGAGAGCTAATCCGGCTTCAGTGTTTTGAAGGCATGGATTCCACACACGCACTCTACGACTGGAATTACCACAAGCAGTTTACATCTCTGTCAAGGCAATCGAATACGGACATTTTCTCGCAAGACTATCTTCTCTCTCGGCCCTTGCTGCAAGCGCTTCAGTCAGAGCGGGGGGCGGTTCTGCTCATCGATGAGGTGGATCGGGCGGATGAAGCCATGGAAGCTCTTCTGTTGGAATATCTCGGGGAATGGCAAGTGACGATTCCGGAGTGGAAGACGGTTATGGCGCAAATTCGGCCTATCACCATTCTCACGTCCAATCGCACACGTCCCCTAAGTGACGCATTGCGACGGCGGTGCCTCTATGTGCACCTACCGTATCCGGATGTGGCACAGGAGTTAGCCATTGTGCACACGCACGCTTCGGATATTTCCACAGAGGATGCGACACGGCTAATCGACGCAGTTCACCTTATGCGGACCTGGCCGTTATCGAAAGTCCCAGGCGTGGCTGAGACTATCGATTGGTGCACGGCTTGGTGTTTGACCGGCGGAGTGTGGGGACGGCCGTGGATTGAGTCGACGCTAGGGTGCGTGATCAAGGATGAGCTGGACCTGGTCTGGGTCCGGGATCACCTGGATGATCTCGTCTCCGGGTTCACCTGA
- a CDS encoding VWA domain-containing protein, translating into MSSILPAWASRVCIEGVLHRHRPSRIRQWVQPGYAIDVRRTYRLWLKSGAMRMRYVRRQRYTRPGRLVVLWDVSGSMAETISLYLPWLHRLAASSRDVGVFPFGVRVADLTEDIRKAYPTAVQAMADMPGLWESGTSIGLALQDWTTRHSTKWLRGRSTVLIISDGWDSGTPEAVANALRAFCARDARIVWMHPLLRSPGFELKTRALLAARPYVDQWLPGGSPEDLLHASIS; encoded by the coding sequence GTGAGCTCGATCTTGCCGGCTTGGGCCTCTAGAGTGTGCATCGAGGGTGTGTTACACCGGCATCGGCCGAGTAGAATTCGGCAGTGGGTTCAACCTGGTTACGCCATTGACGTGCGTAGGACGTATCGGTTGTGGTTGAAGTCTGGCGCGATGCGGATGCGTTACGTCCGACGGCAACGTTACACGAGGCCGGGCCGATTGGTCGTGTTGTGGGACGTGTCAGGCTCCATGGCCGAGACGATTTCACTCTATTTACCGTGGCTCCATCGCTTGGCTGCATCATCACGTGACGTGGGTGTGTTTCCGTTTGGCGTTCGCGTAGCGGATCTCACCGAAGATATCCGAAAGGCATATCCAACGGCCGTGCAGGCAATGGCAGACATGCCGGGACTTTGGGAAAGCGGGACATCCATTGGTCTGGCGCTCCAGGACTGGACCACTCGACATAGCACAAAGTGGCTTCGCGGCCGGTCGACGGTGCTTATCATCAGTGACGGATGGGACAGCGGCACCCCTGAAGCGGTTGCCAATGCCCTTCGGGCGTTTTGTGCTCGGGATGCTCGCATTGTTTGGATGCATCCGCTCCTTCGGTCACCCGGATTTGAGTTGAAGACGAGGGCTCTCCTTGCTGCCCGTCCTTATGTGGACCAGTGGTTGCCCGGGGGATCACCTGAAGATTTGCTCCACGCGTCCATTTCGTAA
- a CDS encoding FAD binding domain-containing protein: MKPASFTYYRSSSVEEAVQWLGEHPEGKIVAGGQSLIPLMNFRLSRPEELLDITGIPDLASVVEADGVLDIGGLIRHQALAEHEVLQRQVPVLTDAARHVGHWAIRNKGTLGGSLVHADPAAELPAAMVALNATFELASSDGVREVSAREFYLGFLMTDIQPGELLTHVSIPIREDVSFGFIEIARRPGDFALAGAFVEVAGDGTGAVTWFGISGGPERRELTWADTPEERKVALLEQLDTVDILEDEMYRRHAAVTVAEQAYRSVVGGTQL, from the coding sequence ATGAAACCGGCATCATTCACGTACTATCGGAGTTCTTCCGTGGAAGAAGCTGTTCAGTGGCTTGGGGAACATCCGGAAGGCAAGATTGTAGCGGGTGGTCAGAGTCTCATTCCACTCATGAATTTCCGCTTGTCGCGTCCGGAAGAGCTTCTCGACATCACTGGCATTCCGGATCTGGCTTCCGTCGTGGAAGCTGACGGCGTACTGGACATCGGCGGACTCATTCGTCACCAAGCGTTGGCCGAGCATGAGGTTCTCCAGCGTCAAGTCCCTGTGTTGACGGATGCCGCTCGTCACGTTGGGCACTGGGCTATCCGAAACAAGGGAACACTCGGGGGATCGCTCGTGCATGCTGATCCCGCCGCAGAACTTCCCGCAGCCATGGTCGCGCTAAACGCGACGTTCGAATTAGCGTCCAGTGACGGTGTCCGCGAGGTGTCCGCAAGGGAATTTTATCTCGGATTCCTCATGACGGATATCCAGCCGGGTGAACTATTGACACATGTGTCTATTCCCATCCGGGAAGACGTGTCGTTTGGGTTCATCGAGATCGCGCGGAGACCTGGTGACTTTGCCTTGGCAGGCGCGTTTGTCGAGGTGGCTGGCGACGGGACAGGCGCCGTGACCTGGTTTGGCATCAGTGGCGGGCCGGAGCGCAGGGAGTTGACGTGGGCGGACACGCCGGAGGAGCGCAAAGTCGCGCTGTTGGAACAGCTGGACACCGTCGACATACTGGAGGACGAGATGTACCGCCGTCACGCAGCAGTGACGGTCGCAGAACAGGCGTATCGAAGCGTCGTTGGGGGGACTCAGTTGTGA
- a CDS encoding (2Fe-2S)-binding protein, with translation MSETVVAQKVNITLKVNGTDRQVSVEPRWLLSDVLRHELGLTGTHVGCEQGVCGSCTVLVDGEPTRSCLQFAVQAEGHDIVTIEGVTPENGLSPLQQAFAKHHALQCGFCTPGMVLTAEALLEKYPNADEETIREAMSGNICRCTGYQSIVQAVLEASHATANGSEEG, from the coding sequence GTGAGTGAAACCGTTGTGGCACAAAAGGTCAATATCACATTGAAGGTCAACGGTACGGATCGCCAAGTATCTGTGGAACCACGCTGGCTGTTGTCAGACGTGTTGCGGCACGAATTGGGACTGACGGGCACCCACGTGGGTTGCGAACAAGGGGTGTGCGGGAGTTGCACAGTCCTTGTGGACGGCGAGCCAACCCGCAGTTGTTTGCAGTTTGCGGTTCAGGCAGAGGGGCATGACATCGTCACGATTGAGGGTGTGACACCGGAAAATGGCTTGAGCCCTCTGCAGCAAGCTTTCGCGAAACATCACGCTTTGCAATGCGGTTTCTGTACCCCGGGTATGGTGCTCACGGCGGAGGCTCTGCTCGAGAAATATCCGAATGCGGATGAGGAAACGATCCGCGAAGCCATGTCCGGAAACATCTGTCGTTGCACGGGTTATCAGTCGATCGTTCAAGCGGTGCTCGAAGCATCGCACGCGACGGCGAACGGTTCAGAGGAGGGCTGA
- a CDS encoding xanthine dehydrogenase family protein molybdopterin-binding subunit, producing MSQKLTKPRFTGARVTRMEDDRLLKGQGRYLDDIAVPGMLEMAFVRSNRAAAKLVSVNVDEARKYPGVVAVFTADNCPYVMNSKDYEVAQSVLAKDEVRFVGEPIVAIVAESRYIAEDAAELVAIQYESLPPVLSREDALNDTRRVHTHRPNVFSHWEKITDGFDEVFASAPHRAQASFVTHRQTGVSMETRGCAAMIDPTSGRLTVYVSHQSPHQFRTDLTKIMNLDEHQVRIVVPEVGGAFGIKAMFYGEYIVVTHAAKALGRPVKWVSDRTECLLADCHSRDNLHEVEVAFDDDGVILAVKDRVVGDTGAYPIFGFPGAVGEAGWATSFLTGPYKIPYVSITVDCVFSNKAPEGAYRGVGGPVGAQVQEGYVDLVARKLGKDPVEVRRVNLIQQADFPYSTATGNVYDPGSYAESLEEALRLIDYEGFRQKQAEARKDGRYLGIGIGVFVEPSAGVSSEAGSTPYESVTLRMEPSGKITAATGLGPSGQGHETTLAQLIADELSVDVKDIVVLHGDTDSAPFGGGTGGSRSATIGGGAALKAAKEMRGKLAKIAAHLLEASVEDIEFVDGQAQVAGVPSRGHAIAELAQIAYTDVSKLPDDMQPGLEVVSRYRPPMSVTHSNGAHIATVEVDIDTGLVKILDYVIVNDCGVLINPMLVEGQIHGGVAQGIGSTFLEELRYDDAGQLVTTSLQDYLLPSMTDVPNMRIAHIVTPSANDGGFKGMGEGSLIAGPPALANAVSDALEPFDVFVTEIPILPQHIVAWTQDKVAVEA from the coding sequence ATGTCTCAAAAACTGACAAAACCTCGTTTCACGGGTGCTCGCGTAACCCGGATGGAGGATGATCGGCTGCTCAAAGGGCAGGGACGCTACCTCGACGATATCGCGGTTCCCGGTATGTTGGAAATGGCCTTTGTCCGGTCCAATCGCGCAGCCGCAAAACTCGTATCTGTCAATGTCGACGAAGCGCGGAAATACCCGGGTGTCGTGGCCGTATTTACGGCGGACAATTGCCCATACGTCATGAATTCCAAGGACTACGAAGTCGCTCAGTCGGTCCTGGCGAAGGACGAAGTCCGGTTCGTCGGTGAACCAATTGTCGCCATTGTGGCAGAAAGTCGCTACATCGCTGAAGATGCTGCAGAGTTGGTGGCAATTCAGTACGAATCGCTGCCACCTGTGTTGTCCCGGGAAGACGCTCTGAATGATACGCGTCGCGTGCACACGCATCGGCCCAACGTGTTTTCCCATTGGGAGAAAATCACGGACGGTTTCGATGAGGTATTTGCATCGGCTCCCCACCGGGCACAGGCCTCCTTTGTCACGCACCGACAGACGGGCGTATCTATGGAGACGCGCGGTTGCGCGGCCATGATCGACCCAACCTCCGGTCGGCTCACGGTGTACGTATCGCACCAGTCTCCGCACCAGTTCCGAACCGATCTCACCAAGATCATGAACCTCGACGAACACCAAGTTCGCATCGTCGTGCCCGAAGTGGGTGGGGCGTTTGGTATCAAAGCCATGTTTTATGGCGAGTACATCGTTGTGACGCACGCTGCGAAAGCGCTCGGCCGTCCGGTGAAGTGGGTCAGTGATCGAACGGAATGTCTCCTGGCAGACTGTCACTCGCGAGACAACCTGCACGAAGTCGAAGTGGCGTTTGACGACGACGGTGTCATCCTCGCCGTCAAGGACAGAGTCGTGGGGGATACCGGCGCTTACCCGATTTTCGGTTTCCCTGGGGCCGTTGGTGAAGCAGGCTGGGCAACCAGTTTCTTGACCGGACCGTACAAAATCCCGTACGTCTCCATCACGGTCGACTGCGTATTCTCCAACAAGGCTCCCGAGGGTGCGTACCGTGGCGTTGGTGGGCCCGTCGGCGCACAGGTTCAGGAAGGATACGTGGATCTGGTTGCTCGCAAGCTCGGCAAGGACCCTGTCGAAGTTCGCCGGGTGAACCTCATTCAACAGGCCGATTTTCCCTACAGTACGGCAACCGGCAACGTTTACGATCCCGGCTCATACGCCGAATCACTGGAGGAAGCCCTACGACTCATCGACTATGAGGGGTTCCGGCAAAAGCAGGCCGAAGCGCGCAAAGATGGTCGGTACCTCGGTATCGGCATTGGCGTGTTCGTCGAACCTTCGGCGGGTGTGTCGTCAGAGGCGGGATCGACACCGTATGAGTCCGTCACACTTCGCATGGAGCCGAGCGGCAAAATCACGGCGGCGACGGGGCTCGGGCCGTCCGGGCAGGGTCATGAAACGACACTTGCGCAGCTCATCGCTGATGAGCTATCAGTCGACGTGAAGGACATCGTTGTCCTACACGGGGATACGGATAGTGCACCGTTCGGCGGTGGCACAGGCGGCAGTCGATCCGCCACCATCGGCGGCGGTGCCGCACTCAAAGCAGCCAAGGAAATGCGCGGCAAGCTCGCGAAAATCGCAGCGCACCTATTGGAAGCTTCTGTCGAGGACATCGAGTTCGTCGATGGTCAGGCCCAGGTGGCGGGTGTCCCTTCGCGTGGGCATGCCATCGCTGAGCTGGCGCAAATCGCCTACACGGACGTGTCGAAGCTGCCGGATGACATGCAACCGGGACTTGAGGTCGTCTCACGGTATCGCCCCCCCATGTCGGTCACGCACAGCAACGGTGCTCACATTGCTACGGTGGAAGTCGACATTGACACAGGGCTCGTCAAAATTCTCGACTATGTCATCGTCAACGATTGCGGCGTGCTCATCAATCCGATGCTCGTGGAAGGTCAAATCCACGGCGGTGTCGCACAGGGTATCGGCAGCACCTTCTTGGAGGAACTTCGCTATGACGATGCTGGTCAGCTTGTCACAACGTCCCTGCAGGACTACCTGTTGCCGAGCATGACGGACGTACCGAACATGCGCATCGCCCATATTGTCACACCTTCCGCCAACGATGGTGGATTCAAAGGTATGGGTGAAGGTTCACTCATCGCTGGGCCGCCTGCGCTGGCCAATGCGGTGTCGGACGCACTTGAGCCATTTGATGTGTTCGTGACGGAGATCCCGATTTTACCGCAGCACATCGTCGCTTGGACGCAAGACAAGGTGGCGGTCGAAGCATGA
- a CDS encoding XdhC family protein produces MTTRSDLAAALQNAMDTGQRAAVAVVIETDGSVYRRAGARSVVTEEGLIYGVISGGCAEQDLLERAKEAWTTGLPQRMTYDFRSPDDLLWGMGAGCNGALTVCLIPFDPAAQGDLAERLLADMKERADTQDQTATVTILSSSDPDVWPVGPLLGDKRTALLERLPAKTDGLPLLRKETVDGVDVEVFIDEIVPRSRLVLFGAGDDAMPLVRFAAQSDWHVTVIDHRDAFLNAQRFPEADVRSVIRRDEYDHVSLEASSFVVVMTHSYEFDRRILTGLLPMDIPYLGILGPRRRFERLLGEIVDAGLQVSDADLQKVHSPVGLDIGAETPEEIALSVLTEAMARRRNRDGASLRERAGQISVTALSK; encoded by the coding sequence ATGACCACGCGCAGCGATCTCGCGGCAGCACTGCAGAACGCTATGGACACTGGACAGCGTGCGGCGGTGGCTGTCGTGATAGAAACGGATGGATCGGTCTACCGCCGTGCGGGAGCGAGAAGCGTGGTCACGGAAGAGGGTCTCATCTACGGCGTCATCAGTGGTGGATGCGCGGAACAGGATCTGCTGGAACGCGCCAAGGAAGCATGGACGACGGGATTGCCGCAGCGAATGACGTACGATTTTCGCAGCCCGGATGATCTGCTTTGGGGCATGGGCGCGGGTTGCAACGGCGCCCTCACCGTGTGCCTCATCCCGTTCGATCCGGCCGCGCAAGGCGACTTAGCTGAACGCCTCCTGGCGGACATGAAAGAACGTGCGGATACACAGGACCAGACCGCCACCGTGACCATCTTGTCATCGAGCGACCCCGACGTATGGCCAGTTGGCCCACTATTGGGTGACAAGCGGACGGCTTTGTTAGAGCGGTTGCCTGCGAAGACGGACGGCCTGCCGTTGCTGCGCAAAGAAACCGTTGACGGCGTTGACGTGGAAGTGTTTATCGATGAAATCGTCCCCCGATCACGGCTGGTTCTCTTTGGGGCTGGCGACGACGCAATGCCACTCGTTCGCTTTGCGGCCCAATCTGACTGGCACGTGACCGTCATCGATCATCGCGATGCATTTTTGAACGCACAGCGTTTCCCGGAGGCGGATGTGCGAAGTGTCATTCGGCGCGACGAGTATGACCATGTCTCGCTTGAGGCTTCTTCATTCGTCGTGGTGATGACCCACAGTTACGAATTTGACCGCCGAATTTTGACGGGCCTATTGCCGATGGACATTCCTTATCTAGGCATCCTCGGGCCAAGACGGCGGTTTGAGCGGTTGCTTGGTGAGATTGTTGATGCGGGCCTTCAGGTCTCCGACGCAGACCTCCAAAAAGTACACTCGCCAGTTGGGCTCGATATTGGGGCGGAGACGCCTGAAGAAATTGCTCTCAGCGTGCTGACGGAAGCCATGGCTCGTCGTCGGAATCGGGACGGGGCGTCCCTGCGCGAACGTGCGGGACAGATTTCCGTCACGGCACTGTCGAAGTGA
- a CDS encoding nucleotidyltransferase family protein: MAGGVWAVIFAAGAARRMGQQKLLLEMPDGRPIIRCVAEAAVASAVDGVIVVVSSDSDRIRAAITDLPVSIAENPKAADGQSSSLQVGVEELQRVGAAAGIFLLGDQPEVETTSIDALVHRYLQRRSKLIQVRYRGEFGHPVLFDEELYPELLACTGDEGGRRVVRKYQAHRVVVDVDRAAPPDIDTRDDYEALLSRLRSRR; this comes from the coding sequence ATGGCTGGAGGAGTCTGGGCCGTCATCTTTGCCGCTGGGGCCGCTCGCAGGATGGGTCAACAAAAGTTGTTGCTTGAAATGCCCGATGGTCGGCCAATCATTCGATGCGTGGCGGAAGCGGCTGTGGCCAGTGCCGTCGATGGTGTGATCGTCGTGGTATCGAGCGATAGCGATAGGATTCGCGCTGCAATCACTGATCTGCCGGTCAGCATAGCAGAGAATCCGAAGGCGGCCGACGGGCAAAGCTCGTCGCTACAAGTAGGTGTGGAGGAACTACAGCGCGTGGGGGCAGCGGCTGGGATCTTTCTCTTAGGAGACCAGCCTGAAGTGGAGACAACCTCTATCGATGCACTCGTTCACAGGTACTTACAAAGGCGGTCGAAGCTCATCCAGGTACGGTATCGTGGCGAGTTCGGCCACCCCGTTCTGTTCGATGAAGAACTTTATCCCGAGCTTTTGGCATGCACGGGAGACGAAGGCGGGCGGCGAGTGGTACGGAAGTATCAGGCCCATCGCGTTGTCGTTGACGTCGACAGAGCGGCCCCGCCGGACATCGACACGAGGGACGATTACGAGGCGTTGCTCAGTCGTCTCCGCTCGCGGAGGTAA
- a CDS encoding IS1380 family transposase: MEAIRSAQRLVLKSLLPKGHDIVVDIDSSVETVFGNQEQSAVGFNPHHHGRASFHPLLAFESQMGCCIYDELRSGDAHTAEGFAAFYEAMKKQLPTGVNIRAIRMDKGFTGEKVFQTLEQDGRDYVIKLKWTKRLAELAPNLAWHCITQSDTEHCDVASLMYQATSWEKPRRVVIVRRLDIDPQEVLCADWFWEYEAIATTFDWNGEDIWHFYNHRGNAENHIKEAKYGFAVDQFSSQNFNTNKALEALKLLAYNLRSCYINKQRCNLECVSGQLDGSGGDYFFYPEFWFTMHVSGQFVCPSSHSACPPKSFRWRHSDFQAELAKMTVHYGEGESVSKGSIQDHYAIVIVNIFTY; the protein is encoded by the coding sequence ATGGAGGCGATCCGCTCGGCACAGCGCCTTGTACTTAAGTCGCTACTCCCCAAAGGACATGACATTGTCGTTGACATAGATTCTTCAGTGGAGACGGTGTTTGGAAACCAGGAACAATCTGCTGTAGGGTTCAATCCGCATCATCATGGAAGGGCAAGTTTTCATCCCTTGCTAGCGTTTGAATCGCAGATGGGGTGCTGCATCTATGACGAACTGCGTTCCGGCGACGCTCACACAGCAGAAGGGTTTGCAGCCTTCTATGAGGCGATGAAAAAGCAGTTGCCAACAGGTGTAAACATCCGTGCCATCCGCATGGATAAAGGGTTTACCGGTGAAAAGGTGTTTCAGACACTGGAACAAGACGGGCGAGACTACGTGATCAAACTGAAATGGACTAAGCGACTAGCAGAGCTGGCCCCCAACCTAGCGTGGCATTGTATCACCCAGAGTGATACAGAACACTGCGATGTTGCCTCCCTTATGTACCAGGCAACATCCTGGGAAAAACCTCGGCGAGTTGTCATTGTGCGTCGATTGGACATTGACCCGCAGGAGGTCCTATGTGCGGATTGGTTTTGGGAGTACGAGGCCATAGCCACAACGTTCGACTGGAACGGTGAGGACATATGGCATTTCTACAACCACCGTGGCAACGCTGAGAATCATATCAAAGAAGCCAAATATGGATTCGCCGTTGACCAATTCTCGAGTCAGAATTTCAATACCAACAAAGCGTTGGAAGCTCTGAAGCTGCTGGCATACAACCTGCGCTCCTGTTATATAAACAAGCAGCGTTGCAACCTGGAGTGCGTCAGTGGACAGTTGGACGGCTCCGGCGGAGACTATTTCTTCTACCCGGAATTTTGGTTCACCATGCACGTCAGTGGACAATTCGTCTGCCCGAGTTCGCACAGCGCCTGTCCACCCAAGTCCTTCAGGTGGCGACATAGTGATTTCCAAGCTGAACTGGCAAAAATGACGGTCCATTATGGGGAGGGGGAAAGTGTGTCCAAAGGTTCAATCCAGGACCACTATGCTATCGTGATCGTTAACATATTTACCTATTAA